The genomic DNA GGGGCTGTCGTCGCCCGCCAGGTACACGAGCGCGCGACCAGGGTAGGGGCGGATGACCGGCTCGTAGGCCACGAGCGCGCGCGCATAGGCCGCCTCGCGCGCCTGCCACGTCTCTTGCTCCGGGGTGGCAGGGCCCGCAGCAGGCGCGCGCTCCACCAGCCGCTGCAGCCGCTGAAACGCGCGCTCCGGCACCGCCAAGGGGTCTGTGCGCAGGCGGGCTGCCAGGTTCAGCAGGGGCTCGAAGCGCATGGGCTCGAGCGTGCTGGGCAGGCGCGGGTCCAGCAGCACGATCAGGTCCGCCGGGGTGCCCAGCGCGTGGAGCTGTTGCGCCATCTCGAAGGCCACGAAGGCCCCGAACGAGATGCCCAGCAGGATCTTGGGAGGGGGCTTACTGCCTTGCTGGATGGCGCGCAGGTATGCGCTGGCCAGCGCCTCCACCCGGATGGCGTCGCCCGGGAACTCGAGCTCCTCGGCCACGTACACACCCATCACGCGGCGCCTGCGGATGCCGCGCGCGATGGTGGCATAGATGTGTAGCCCCACCAGGCAGTACACGGGCGTGGGGCCCTCGATGCCATCGTTGAGCGGCACCAGCTCGGCGTTGGGCGCTGCTGCTTCACGGGCGCTGGTGATCCAGTGAGCCAGTGCCCGTGGGCTGGGGTGCGTGATCAGCGTGGCCACCGTGGGGTACGCGTGCAGCGCCTCCTCGATGCGGCCCACCAGCCGCAGCGCGCGGATGGAGCTCCCGCCGCGGTCGAAGAAGCTGTGGTCCAGGCCCAGCGCGGGGTCGGCCAGCACCTCACGGAAGAGCACGAGCACGCTGGCCTCGAGCTCGCTCGCGGGCTGGTTCACCACGGGTGTGGACGGCAGCTCGGCGTCGCTCGGCCACGTGAGGGCGCGGCGGTCCAGCTTCCCTGTGCTGCTGCGTGGCAGCGCTGGGACCACGCCGATGCGCGCGGGCACCAGATGCGCCGGCAGGGTGGCGGCCAACGCCTGCCGGATGCGCTGCGGGTCGGCTGCCGTGTGCGAGACGATGAACGCCACGAGCGTTGGCTCGCCCGCGGGCGACGCGAGCACGGTGGCCACGGCCTCGGCCACGTCCGGGTGCGCCTCGAGCGCGCGCTCCACTTCGCCCAGCTCGATGCGGAACCCGCGCACCTTCACCTGCGCGTCCACGCGCCCCTCGAACACCAGGTGGCCGTCGTCGTCCACCCGCACCAGGTCACCCGTGCGGTAGACCATGCCGCGGGATGCATCGATGGGGTCTGGCACGAAGCGCTGCTGCGTCTCGTCGCTGCGGTTGAGGTAGCCCAGGGCCACCTGCGGGCCGCCCAGCACCAGCTCGCCTCGCGCGCCCTGTGGAGCCGGGCGTCCGTGCTTGTCCACGATGTACGCGCGGCATGCGCCGATGGGCCTGCCGATGGGCACCTCGTCTGGCACCTGCGCGCCCAGCTCGTGGCAGGTGGCGGTGATGGTCACCTCCGTGGGGCCATAGGCGTTGAAGAGCCGCACCTGCGGTGCCACCGCGCGGAAGCGCTTGCACGCGGCGTGATTCGCACGCTCGCCGCCAATGACCACGGCCCGCAGGCAGGCGGGCAGGGGCTGCGGCGCGCGCGTGAGGTGGTGCGCCAGCTCGTTGAAGAAGGCGGTGGGCAGCTGCAGCAGCGTGACCCCCTCGCGCTGCACCACGTGCAGCAGGCGCTCGGCCGAGCTTCCGCTGTGCTCATCGCGAATGACCACGCTGGCCCCCGCCAGCAGCGTGGGCACCACCTCTTCCAAGTACACATCGAAGCTGGGCGAGGCGAACTGCAGCACGCGGTCCCCGGGCGCGAGCGCCAGCTCGGAGGTGATGGCCTCGGCGTGCGCCACCAGCGCGCGCTGCGGCACACACACACCCTTGGGCCCGCCGGTGGTGCCCGACGTGTAGAGCACGTAGGCCAGCGCCTCGGGGTCTTGGCACAGCGTGTTCAGCTGGCCCGCGGGGATGCGCGCGGGGTCCACCGGCTGGAGCCCGCTCACCGCGGGCGTGTGCGTCTCGGGGCCCACCAGGAAGCGCGCGCCGCAGTCCTCGAGCAGCAGGTGAACGCGCTCGCTCGGGTAGGACGCATCCACCGGGACGTACACGAACCCCGCCAGGGCACACCCCGCGAACGTGACCAGCGTGTCCACGCTGCGCATGGCCATGGCCGCCACCACGTCCCCGGGCACCGCCCCGCGCCGCTGCAGCTCGCACGCGAGCGCCTCGGCACGCGCGCCCAGCTGCTGGAACGACACGCGCTCGCCGGTCTCCACCTCCAGCACCGCCAGCGCAGCGCCGTGCGCTTGGAAGGCGCGCTGCAGCCGCGCGCTCAGCGCCGAGGCCGGTGCAGGGCTGTGCGGCCCGGCCAGGCCCGGGTGGCCCACGGGCGCCACCAGCTGCGAGAGCAACGCGCCGGGGCGCGCGGCCAGCTCGCCCAGCACCTCGCCCAGCGCGGCGGCGAGTGTGGCGGCCACGGCGGAAGAGACCACGTCCGGGCCGTACTCCACGGCCACGTCGGCCCCGCCATCGCGCGTGCGGTTCACGGCCAGCGTGAGGGGTGCGGCGCTCTGGCCAACAAGCCGAAAGTGCCAGCCGTGCGTCTCGGGCAGGTCCTGGTGCAGCGCCTCCTCGAGCGAGTAGCCCTCGCAGACCACGATGGAACGCACCAGCTGGCGCGGGTCATGGAGCTCGCTGGCCGCGGCCGCTTCGCTGAGGCCCAGGGTCTCGAACGGACGCTGCGCCAGCAGGCTGCGCCGCACCTGCGTGAGGAACTCCGCCACCGTCTGCGAGCCGTCCAGCGTCACGCGCAGCGGCGCCGTGTTGATGAGGCAGCCCACCGTGTCGCGGCTGTGCTCGGTGAGCGTGCGGCACGCGCGGGTGACGCCGAACACCACGTCGTCGGTGTGACCGAAACTGGCGAGCAACAGCGCCCACGCGCCATGCACCACGCTGGCCCACGAGAGCTGGTGGTCTTTGGCGAGCGCGTCCACCGGGTGCATCACGAGCGCATCCACGCGTGCGGCCGCTTCCACGGTGCGCGTGGGCGTGGCGGGTTCCGGTGGCTTTGGCGCGTGGCGCCAGCCTGGCGTGGCGGGTGGCTCGTGCAGGCCACGCAGGTGCTCGGCGAAGTGCTGCGTGGCGCTGTGCACCAACGCGGGGGCCAACGCAGCGTGCGCGTGGATGGCGGGCGTGGGGGAGGGCGTGCGCGGCGCGGGGCCTCCCAGGGCGGTGCGCAAGACCTCGGTCAGCACCCGCTGAATGGAGCGGCCATCCAGATGCGCGTGGTGGAAGGTCCAGAGCAAGGCCTCGCCGTCCTGCGCTTCTAGCTGCGTGAAGCGCGTGACGGGCAGCTGGCTCGGGTCCAGCCCCGCCGCGCGGTCACGCTCCAGCAGTGCGGGCAGGGCGGTGGCTAGCGGCAGCGGCGACTGCTCGTGCGCCCAGGCGAGCGGTGAAGCGGCGTGCACCTGGGCCACGGGGTGCTCGCGGTCTCGCCAGCGCAGCGTGGTGCGCAGCATGGCGTGG from Sandaracinaceae bacterium includes the following:
- a CDS encoding amino acid adenylation domain-containing protein, whose protein sequence is MQASMLFNGLAQPGAELQQVVIQPSAAHTVSGLRAGFTAAIERHAMLRTTLRWRDREHPVAQVHAASPLAWAHEQSPLPLATALPALLERDRAAGLDPSQLPVTRFTQLEAQDGEALLWTFHHAHLDGRSIQRVLTEVLRTALGGPAPRTPSPTPAIHAHAALAPALVHSATQHFAEHLRGLHEPPATPGWRHAPKPPEPATPTRTVEAAARVDALVMHPVDALAKDHQLSWASVVHGAWALLLASFGHTDDVVFGVTRACRTLTEHSRDTVGCLINTAPLRVTLDGSQTVAEFLTQVRRSLLAQRPFETLGLSEAAAASELHDPRQLVRSIVVCEGYSLEEALHQDLPETHGWHFRLVGQSAAPLTLAVNRTRDGGADVAVEYGPDVVSSAVAATLAAALGEVLGELAARPGALLSQLVAPVGHPGLAGPHSPAPASALSARLQRAFQAHGAALAVLEVETGERVSFQQLGARAEALACELQRRGAVPGDVVAAMAMRSVDTLVTFAGCALAGFVYVPVDASYPSERVHLLLEDCGARFLVGPETHTPAVSGLQPVDPARIPAGQLNTLCQDPEALAYVLYTSGTTGGPKGVCVPQRALVAHAEAITSELALAPGDRVLQFASPSFDVYLEEVVPTLLAGASVVIRDEHSGSSAERLLHVVQREGVTLLQLPTAFFNELAHHLTRAPQPLPACLRAVVIGGERANHAACKRFRAVAPQVRLFNAYGPTEVTITATCHELGAQVPDEVPIGRPIGACRAYIVDKHGRPAPQGARGELVLGGPQVALGYLNRSDETQQRFVPDPIDASRGMVYRTGDLVRVDDDGHLVFEGRVDAQVKVRGFRIELGEVERALEAHPDVAEAVATVLASPAGEPTLVAFIVSHTAADPQRIRQALAATLPAHLVPARIGVVPALPRSSTGKLDRRALTWPSDAELPSTPVVNQPASELEASVLVLFREVLADPALGLDHSFFDRGGSSIRALRLVGRIEEALHAYPTVATLITHPSPRALAHWITSAREAAAPNAELVPLNDGIEGPTPVYCLVGLHIYATIARGIRRRRVMGVYVAEELEFPGDAIRVEALASAYLRAIQQGSKPPPKILLGISFGAFVAFEMAQQLHALGTPADLIVLLDPRLPSTLEPMRFEPLLNLAARLRTDPLAVPERAFQRLQRLVERAPAAGPATPEQETWQAREAAYARALVAYEPVIRPYPGRALVYLAGDDSPAKLPRAVGMWRTLVGQGSEVTIVPGTHGTLLQDPSASHIASLMEATLRKRPSSMFAAVKTRNES